One part of the Cellvibrionales bacterium genome encodes these proteins:
- the tadA gene encoding tRNA adenosine(34) deaminase TadA: MQRALALAQQAAAKGEVPVGAVLVCEGEVIGEGFNCPITTNDPTAHAEVMALRDAAKRISNYRLPNTTLYVTVEPCAMCAGALVHARVARVVYGTPEPKAGVADSHLSLFSAPHFNHRVCCEGGVLQEDCANLMQDFFRSRR; this comes from the coding sequence ATGCAGCGCGCCCTCGCGCTGGCACAACAGGCCGCAGCCAAAGGGGAAGTCCCTGTTGGTGCGGTGCTGGTGTGTGAAGGGGAAGTGATTGGCGAAGGTTTTAATTGCCCAATTACTACAAACGATCCTACCGCGCACGCAGAAGTGATGGCGCTGCGCGATGCCGCGAAACGCATTAGCAATTACCGCTTACCGAATACCACGCTGTATGTCACGGTTGAGCCCTGTGCGATGTGTGCGGGTGCGCTGGTGCATGCGCGCGTGGCGCGTGTGGTGTACGGCACACCGGAGCCGAAAGCGGGGGTGGCAGACAGTCATTTGTCGCTGTTTTCAGCGCCGCATTTTAATCATCGCGTGTGTTGTGAAGGTGGGGTGTTACAGGAAGATTGTGCGAACCTGATGCAGGATTTTTTTCGCAGCCGGCGTTAA
- the rsxB gene encoding electron transport complex subunit RsxB, protein MSDALIPAINLTLTDRIDAVLPQTQCTKCGYQGCRPYAEAIAAGDAINKCPPGGAAGIQKLAQLLDRPVIPLDTTHGEELPQLMVAYIREPECIGCTKCIQACPVDAIFGAAKLMHTIASDICTGCELCVAPCPVNCIEMIPAPYQNLSADDTQKKSDLSRARFQRRNTRLQKIAYAKIVRRKISSEKADAVAAALQLAQEKQKAYEQAAQQSPEVLREKLEKTLAAAQERLARAEAKVVEAEKKSPEQVAALTARREDMRFKVNEVLKKLAALDKPSASINTTAQAALEKMQALRQRKPDSERFAAGLLVIEEKLQAARAQLLSAEGDEAIFLREDIARLEKKRATVLEEMKNS, encoded by the coding sequence ATGAGTGATGCGCTCATTCCCGCCATTAACTTAACGCTGACTGATCGCATTGATGCCGTGTTGCCGCAAACGCAATGCACCAAATGCGGCTATCAAGGTTGTCGGCCGTATGCAGAAGCGATTGCCGCGGGTGATGCCATCAACAAATGTCCACCAGGTGGCGCGGCCGGCATTCAAAAATTGGCGCAATTATTGGATCGACCTGTCATTCCTCTCGACACCACACACGGCGAAGAACTGCCGCAATTGATGGTGGCTTATATTCGTGAACCGGAGTGCATCGGCTGCACCAAATGTATTCAAGCCTGCCCTGTGGATGCGATTTTCGGTGCCGCAAAATTGATGCACACCATCGCCAGCGATATTTGTACCGGCTGTGAATTGTGTGTCGCGCCCTGCCCCGTCAACTGCATAGAAATGATACCTGCGCCCTATCAAAATCTTTCTGCTGACGACACACAGAAAAAATCTGATTTATCGCGCGCGCGTTTTCAGCGCCGCAATACGCGCCTACAAAAAATAGCCTATGCCAAAATTGTGCGCAGAAAAATCTCCAGCGAAAAAGCCGATGCCGTCGCCGCTGCACTGCAATTAGCGCAAGAAAAACAAAAGGCTTATGAACAGGCTGCACAGCAATCGCCAGAAGTTCTGCGTGAAAAACTGGAGAAAACGCTGGCCGCCGCACAAGAGCGTCTAGCGCGCGCTGAAGCCAAAGTGGTGGAGGCGGAGAAAAAATCTCCTGAGCAAGTCGCTGCTCTCACTGCGCGGCGCGAAGATATGCGCTTCAAAGTCAATGAAGTGCTAAAAAAATTGGCTGCACTCGATAAGCCCTCCGCATCAATCAACACCACGGCACAAGCAGCACTGGAAAAAATGCAGGCGCTGCGTCAACGCAAACCGGATAGCGAGCGTTTTGCTGCGGGACTGCTGGTGATTGAGGAAAAACTGCAAGCCGCCAGAGCGCAACTGCTATCTGCTGAAGGCGATGAAGCCATTTTTCTGCGCGAAGATATCGCACGCTTGGAAAAGAAACGCGCTACCGTGCTGGAAGAAATGAAAAACTCTTAA
- a CDS encoding 16S rRNA (uracil(1498)-N(3))-methyltransferase produces the protein MNIILLTDSDFTSTTHCTLQGARALHIVNILKSAVGDTLRVGALNGNMGSAQIAAISGTGSSTQIQLHLIQLDQTPPAPLAITLLLALPRPRMLGRLLRDVTSLGIKHIHLFGSSKVENSYWQTPALKPDSVHEKLLEGLAQARDTHLPAIHLHRHFREVSDTLLPSLLQTHTAVLADPFSPRATPALPAQKPIALLIGPEGGFTDEERTQLLAKNCQPLWLGSRILRVETAVHNAIGRLGSLMELP, from the coding sequence GTGAATATCATTCTGCTCACCGACAGCGATTTCACCTCTACCACGCATTGCACACTGCAAGGCGCGCGTGCGTTGCATATCGTCAACATTTTGAAAAGCGCTGTGGGCGATACGCTGCGCGTGGGCGCACTGAATGGCAACATGGGCAGCGCACAAATTGCTGCAATCAGCGGCACAGGCAGCAGCACGCAAATCCAACTGCACCTAATTCAGCTAGATCAAACACCACCTGCACCACTTGCCATCACTTTGCTATTGGCTCTGCCGCGCCCGCGTATGCTGGGGCGGCTGCTGCGCGATGTCACCAGCCTCGGCATCAAACATATTCACTTGTTTGGCAGCAGCAAAGTCGAAAACAGCTATTGGCAAACACCCGCACTGAAACCCGACAGCGTGCATGAGAAATTATTGGAAGGCTTGGCACAGGCGCGCGACACACATTTACCCGCCATCCACTTGCACCGCCATTTTCGTGAAGTGAGCGACACGCTGCTGCCCTCGCTCCTGCAAACACACACTGCTGTACTGGCAGACCCGTTTTCTCCTCGCGCCACACCCGCGCTGCCTGCGCAAAAACCGATTGCTCTATTGATTGGCCCCGAAGGTGGTTTTACCGACGAAGAACGCACGCAATTGTTAGCAAAAAATTGTCAGCCGCTGTGGTTGGGCAGTCGCATTCTGCGCGTGGAAACCGCCGTGCATAATGCGATAGGACGACTCGGTTCACTCATGGAATTGCCGTGA
- the thrH gene encoding bifunctional phosphoserine phosphatase/homoserine phosphotransferase ThrH yields the protein MEIACLDLEGVLVPEIWIAFAEHTGIAELRATTRDIPDYDVLMQQRLRLLDQHGFGLPQIQEVIAQLKPLPGAVEFVAWLRERFQVAIISDTFYQFAQPLMRQLGYPLLFCHNLEVDGNGHVVDYHIRQRDPKRQTIVALKSLYYRTIAAGDSYNDTGMLSEADAGILFHAPENVIREFPQFPAVHTYDDLKKAFIKASTRTLDL from the coding sequence GTGGAAATTGCCTGTTTAGATCTGGAAGGTGTGTTGGTGCCGGAAATCTGGATTGCGTTTGCCGAGCATACCGGCATTGCTGAATTGCGCGCCACCACGCGCGATATTCCTGATTACGATGTGTTGATGCAGCAGCGCCTGCGCCTGCTAGATCAACACGGCTTTGGTCTGCCGCAAATTCAAGAAGTGATTGCACAGCTCAAGCCGCTGCCGGGTGCGGTGGAGTTTGTGGCGTGGTTGCGCGAGCGTTTTCAGGTGGCGATTATTTCTGACACATTTTATCAATTTGCCCAGCCCTTGATGCGTCAACTGGGTTATCCGCTGCTGTTTTGTCACAATTTAGAAGTGGATGGTAACGGGCATGTGGTGGACTACCACATTCGCCAGCGCGACCCTAAACGCCAAACCATTGTGGCGCTGAAAAGTTTGTATTACCGTACCATTGCAGCCGGTGATTCTTACAACGATACCGGCATGTTATCGGAAGCAGATGCAGGGATTCTTTTTCATGCGCCAGAAAATGTGATTCGCGAGTTTCCGCAATTCCCTGCCGTGCACACTTATGACGATCTAAAAAAGGCGTTTATCAAAGCTAGTACGCGTACGCTGGATTTGTAA
- a CDS encoding DMT family transporter → MSVRSHNVLRGALFLAATAFCYAITGVLVRMASVQLDNNAMVFWRNISGLLFLLPWLVRHLRRGGAELKTDMMRWHFIRTAVGLTAMYLYFYSLAHFALADAMLFVYSAPVIVPLLAHWLLREPITARIYAVVLIGLAGVALVLKPGGEHFYWMAPVGLSCTLFTALAFVSVRKLSVSEPPTRVVFYFTLFSAIISVVPFLWHPQWPDMRGWLLILGIGGVNTLAQWLMSLAYGSAPAAQIAPVSYVTVLLAALLGWLLWDEVPDAYAIGGTVLIFASALLVMRQGKAVESQPQV, encoded by the coding sequence ATGTCTGTTCGCTCGCATAATGTGCTGCGCGGTGCGTTGTTTTTAGCGGCTACCGCGTTTTGCTATGCCATCACTGGCGTATTGGTGCGCATGGCATCGGTGCAGTTAGACAACAACGCCATGGTGTTTTGGCGCAATATTTCAGGCTTGTTATTTTTATTGCCGTGGTTAGTGCGGCATTTGCGGCGCGGTGGTGCGGAATTAAAAACCGACATGATGCGCTGGCATTTCATACGCACAGCCGTCGGTTTAACGGCGATGTATTTGTATTTTTATTCGCTGGCACATTTTGCGCTGGCTGATGCCATGTTGTTCGTGTATTCCGCGCCTGTCATTGTGCCTTTACTCGCGCATTGGCTGCTGCGCGAGCCGATTACTGCGCGCATTTACGCGGTGGTGTTGATCGGTTTGGCGGGTGTGGCCTTGGTGTTAAAGCCGGGCGGTGAACATTTTTATTGGATGGCACCTGTCGGTCTTTCGTGTACTTTGTTTACTGCTTTGGCTTTTGTGTCGGTGCGCAAATTGTCGGTGAGTGAACCGCCTACGCGCGTGGTGTTTTATTTCACATTATTCAGCGCAATTATTTCCGTGGTGCCTTTTTTATGGCATCCACAGTGGCCGGACATGCGCGGCTGGCTTTTGATTCTCGGTATCGGCGGCGTCAATACTTTGGCGCAGTGGTTGATGTCGCTCGCTTATGGTTCTGCGCCCGCTGCGCAAATTGCCCCCGTCAGTTATGTCACCGTATTACTGGCTGCGCTGCTCGGCTGGTTGTTGTGGGATGAAGTGCCGGATGCTTATGCCATCGGCGGCACGGTGTTGATTTTTGCTTCGGCGTTGTTGGTGATGCGGCAGGGCAAGGCGGTGGAGAGTCAGCCACAGGTGTGA
- a CDS encoding DUF4404 family protein: protein MPQQQLENLITRLHDSFGSSEVSPQQQQLLDDLQRHSAGGADTLSLQDSANAILEELEIDHPKAAAVLREIVETLGRLGV, encoded by the coding sequence ATGCCGCAACAACAACTCGAAAATTTGATTACACGCCTGCACGACAGCTTCGGCTCCAGCGAAGTCAGCCCGCAGCAACAGCAATTATTGGATGATTTGCAGCGCCACAGCGCAGGCGGCGCAGACACCCTATCCCTGCAAGATTCCGCCAACGCGATTCTGGAAGAACTGGAAATTGACCACCCCAAAGCCGCCGCCGTGCTACGCGAAATTGTGGAAACACTGGGGCGATTGGGGGTGTGA
- a CDS encoding cyclic nucleotide-binding domain-containing protein yields the protein MKVIPMRDYPQDVADNFLSGINFVREMRLNDPAQFALLMDRTQFIELSQEEAIINAGEMDSRYFFLLKGQLSVYADNAHRDRELNKITPGQSFGALSIICHQPRTATVAVTPGCTGALLIAIDLAGLGELLDFSVFNLTTKLSLYRTVVNNTRWQLEVYRMDFPAHPLTQKSKEVEIFIGKKLTEQELQSLERQIMQLTALISEWNHELIVREPAPQDRGAAI from the coding sequence ATGAAAGTTATCCCGATGCGTGATTACCCGCAGGATGTTGCGGACAATTTTCTCAGTGGCATCAATTTTGTACGCGAAATGCGCCTGAATGACCCCGCGCAATTTGCCCTGTTGATGGATCGCACCCAGTTTATTGAACTGTCGCAAGAAGAAGCCATCATCAACGCCGGCGAGATGGACAGCCGCTATTTTTTCCTCTTAAAAGGGCAGTTATCGGTATACGCCGACAACGCACACCGCGATCGTGAGCTGAACAAAATCACCCCAGGGCAGAGCTTTGGCGCGCTGTCTATCATCTGCCATCAACCGCGCACGGCTACGGTAGCGGTAACGCCAGGCTGCACTGGTGCGCTGCTGATTGCGATTGATTTGGCTGGCTTGGGTGAGCTGCTGGATTTCTCGGTGTTTAACCTCACCACCAAGCTCTCGCTGTATCGCACCGTGGTGAACAACACGCGCTGGCAGTTGGAAGTGTATCGTATGGATTTCCCCGCTCACCCGCTCACGCAAAAGAGCAAGGAAGTGGAGATTTTCATCGGCAAAAAGCTGACCGAGCAGGAATTGCAGAGCTTGGAGCGCCAGATCATGCAGTTGACGGCACTGATCTCCGAGTGGAACCACGAGCTGATTGTGCGTGAGCCAGCACCGCAAGACCGTGGTGCAGCCATCTAA
- a CDS encoding ferredoxin--NADP reductase, with protein sequence MSNITVERVLEVHHWNDTLFSFKCTREDGLRFINGQFVMIGLEVEGRPLLRAYSIVSANYEPYLEFLSIKVPDGPLTSRLQNIKVGDSVLVSKKPTGTLVQDNLLPGKNLYLFSTGTGLAPFMSIIKDPEVYERYEKVILTHGVRWVSELAYYDYITKELQDNEFFGDMVKEKLIYYPTVTREPFRNQGRLTDLIVSGKLCEDIGLPQINPEHDRALMCGSPALLVDLCNILNGLGLKESPRMGEAGDYAIERAFVEK encoded by the coding sequence ATGTCCAATATCACGGTTGAGCGCGTTCTCGAAGTTCACCACTGGAACGACACGCTGTTCAGTTTCAAATGCACCCGCGAAGACGGTCTGCGTTTCATCAACGGCCAGTTTGTGATGATCGGTTTGGAAGTAGAAGGCCGTCCTCTGCTGCGCGCCTACAGTATCGTCAGCGCCAATTACGAGCCTTATCTGGAGTTTCTCAGTATCAAAGTGCCCGATGGTCCGCTGACTTCTCGCCTGCAAAACATCAAAGTGGGTGATTCGGTATTGGTCAGCAAAAAGCCAACCGGAACACTGGTGCAAGACAATCTGCTGCCGGGTAAGAATCTGTATCTGTTTTCAACCGGTACCGGCTTGGCGCCGTTCATGTCCATCATTAAAGACCCAGAAGTGTACGAACGCTACGAGAAAGTGATTCTCACGCACGGCGTGCGTTGGGTGAGCGAGCTGGCGTACTACGACTACATCACCAAAGAGCTGCAAGACAATGAATTCTTCGGCGATATGGTGAAAGAGAAGTTGATCTACTACCCCACGGTGACGCGTGAGCCTTTCCGCAATCAAGGTCGTTTGACCGATTTGATCGTGAGTGGAAAATTGTGCGAAGACATCGGCCTGCCACAGATCAACCCAGAACATGACCGCGCCCTGATGTGCGGCAGCCCAGCGCTGCTGGTGGATCTGTGCAATATCCTCAACGGCTTGGGCTTGAAAGAGTCGCCGCGCATGGGTGAGGCGGGCGACTACGCGATTGAGCGCGCATTCGTCGAAAAATAA